The following are encoded together in the Vibrio splendidus genome:
- a CDS encoding GFA family protein yields MKGKGKCLCGSVELEVEYASNELGACHCSMCRNWSGGPMLVIDCADSVKISGESNVVRYKSSEWAERGFCGKCGTHLFYFLVPNNQYHLPVGLLMSGDDYKLTHQIFIDEKPEYYEFKNETQNMTGAEVFAHFESGE; encoded by the coding sequence ATGAAAGGTAAAGGAAAGTGCCTATGTGGCTCGGTTGAGTTGGAAGTAGAGTACGCCAGTAATGAATTGGGGGCTTGTCATTGTAGTATGTGTAGAAATTGGTCTGGCGGTCCGATGTTAGTCATTGATTGCGCTGACTCAGTTAAAATATCAGGTGAATCAAATGTAGTGAGATATAAGTCATCCGAGTGGGCTGAGAGAGGATTCTGCGGTAAATGTGGTACTCACTTGTTTTACTTTTTAGTGCCAAATAATCAGTATCATCTTCCTGTCGGTTTATTGATGTCTGGGGATGACTACAAATTAACTCATCAGATATTTATCGATGAAAAGCCCGAATACTACGAATTTAAAAATGAAACACAAAATATGACTGGCGCAGAAGTATTTGCCCACTTTGAAAGTGGAGAGTAG
- a CDS encoding DUF3955 domain-containing protein: protein MNFLRKYKISFLFCISGLLCFIAYNTIGSYVDKNGVLVEPFGLIPLFWLFELLALLALVVAFVRHRKCQ from the coding sequence ATGAATTTTCTCCGTAAGTATAAAATCAGTTTCCTTTTCTGCATTAGTGGTCTTTTGTGTTTCATTGCTTATAACACCATAGGTTCATACGTAGATAAAAATGGTGTGTTGGTTGAGCCATTCGGGCTTATTCCTCTATTTTGGCTTTTTGAGCTACTTGCGTTGCTGGCTTTGGTTGTAGCCTTCGTTAGACACAGAAAGTGTCAGTAG
- a CDS encoding GNAT family N-acetyltransferase, whose protein sequence is MVVLRGMRQDEYPAYCQYFIDDYSQEIARNYGHSLDVAVKLAKKDLHRSFPNGLESNEHSLLCIDVEVDGERKLVGYLWHSVNLGDKSTFIYDFFISNEHRGLGYGTQSISALETQLLAIGINQIKLRVAYHNERALKLYKEVGFEVTGFNMSKKLSG, encoded by the coding sequence ATGGTAGTACTTAGAGGAATGCGCCAAGACGAATATCCAGCTTATTGTCAGTATTTTATTGACGATTACAGTCAGGAAATAGCTAGAAACTATGGGCATTCTTTAGACGTTGCAGTCAAATTGGCAAAGAAGGACTTGCATCGCAGCTTCCCTAACGGACTAGAGAGCAATGAGCATTCGCTATTATGCATTGATGTTGAAGTCGATGGTGAACGTAAGCTTGTGGGTTACCTTTGGCACTCAGTCAATCTTGGGGATAAATCTACGTTTATCTATGACTTCTTCATTTCGAATGAACATCGAGGCCTAGGTTATGGTACTCAATCAATTTCTGCGTTAGAGACCCAACTACTTGCTATTGGCATCAATCAAATAAAACTGAGGGTCGCATACCATAATGAGCGGGCGCTTAAGTTGTATAAAGAAGTTGGCTTTGAGGTTACCGGTTTCAATATGTCTAAGAAACTAAGCGGATAG
- a CDS encoding RraA family protein: MKSDFSKLATTEYGNILSNDHFINFSIGPLWQGMPPIFGEAFTVQLTSGDNLMLHSAIYEAPKGSIIVVDGVDSEYAVAGGSVCEVAKSRGIKGFIIDGVIRNLSEISDMKFPVFAKGVHPVPGKKEVYSELGAPIACGGAKVSTGDIIVADAEGIVVIPKSRKDEVFLMASKKASDEASLTLAEWETSHRAKIAQAITSAKRKSESTLN; the protein is encoded by the coding sequence ATGAAGTCAGACTTTTCAAAACTTGCGACAACCGAGTACGGAAACATACTAAGTAACGACCACTTTATTAATTTTAGTATTGGTCCTCTTTGGCAGGGAATGCCGCCAATTTTTGGAGAAGCGTTTACTGTCCAGTTAACGTCTGGTGATAATTTAATGCTTCATTCAGCCATATACGAAGCACCAAAAGGTTCCATCATTGTAGTGGATGGAGTTGATAGCGAATATGCAGTAGCCGGCGGTAGTGTATGCGAAGTCGCTAAGAGTCGAGGTATCAAAGGTTTTATTATTGATGGTGTCATTCGAAATTTGAGTGAAATTTCAGATATGAAGTTTCCAGTTTTTGCGAAAGGTGTTCATCCAGTACCGGGAAAGAAAGAGGTCTATTCTGAATTGGGCGCTCCAATCGCTTGCGGGGGAGCAAAGGTGTCTACGGGAGATATCATTGTTGCTGATGCAGAGGGTATTGTCGTTATTCCTAAATCAAGAAAAGATGAAGTGTTTCTAATGGCTTCAAAGAAAGCAAGTGACGAAGCTTCATTAACACTCGCTGAGTGGGAAACGAGTCATAGGGCTAAAATAGCCCAAGCAATAACGTCTGCGAAACGAAAATCTGAGAGCACTTTAAACTGA
- a CDS encoding GNAT family N-acetyltransferase — protein sequence MEKRVIVRTATKEDSSVLLEFIEQKADFDRSMRGFSGEISTTIEKIERTLFGDYAFAHALILERNCEPFGFALYHYRYSSFSGEPSIWLDDLLVTGSQRSKGYGRELMLALKSQAESSYASHILWTASPHNKKAHDFYKRLGAEVERMDGQRPYFRWAMCDS from the coding sequence ATGGAGAAGAGAGTGATCGTACGGACTGCGACGAAAGAAGACTCAAGTGTCTTGTTAGAGTTTATTGAACAAAAAGCTGACTTTGACCGGAGTATGAGAGGGTTTAGTGGTGAAATCTCGACAACTATAGAGAAAATCGAACGCACACTATTTGGTGATTACGCATTTGCTCATGCATTAATATTGGAACGGAATTGTGAGCCTTTTGGCTTCGCACTGTATCACTATCGATATTCATCCTTCAGTGGAGAGCCATCAATCTGGCTTGACGACTTATTGGTTACAGGAAGTCAAAGATCAAAAGGGTATGGCCGTGAACTTATGTTGGCTTTAAAGTCACAAGCGGAGTCATCATATGCCTCTCACATCTTATGGACGGCAAGTCCACATAATAAGAAAGCGCATGATTTCTACAAAAGGTTGGGTGCAGAGGTTGAGCGAATGGATGGTCAAAGACCTTATTTCCGTTGGGCAATGTGCGATTCGTAA